The sequence GTCTAGAATGTTGAGATAAGTGGCGCAGGATCGAAATGCTCATCCTGCGCCACTCAAGACTCACTTCTATGAGGAAGTTAACTGTAGACTGCGGCTACAGAATTACCACATGCCGCGTACGGAGCAGTAACCCAAAGTTGTTTTGCCAAAAGACTGAATGTTCTGGCCATTGCGATCGGCAGCAGCATCCGACAAAGGCATCCAAAGTGTTTGGCCATCATGACGTACGGCGATCATCTTGACGCCACCACCAGTTGTTTGGCCATCGCGTACAAATAATGTGTTGCGGGAAGTATCCAAGAGCAGGCGCGTACCGATACGCTTAACTGCTACGGCCTTACCAGCGTAAATATCGTTAGGCTCAGCATAAAGTGCAACTTGATCGTTGTTCAAACCAGCGACAGCACGGGGCTGCTCCGGACCAGCCGTATTGCTAATGACGCGACGGCAAGCGGGATTTGTGCTCACAGCCATTTCTGCACCAGCGAAGGCGGGAGTGGCCGCAGTTGCAACAGAGACAGCAGAAATTGCAACTAGAGCAGCAGATTTAGCGAAATTTTTCATGGGAAAGTGGAATTAAGACAGAAAGTGAAGAACGCCGATCACATAACATCAAAGCAGTTGAATTATTACATTCAATTTGTACTGAAGAAGTTAGATCGGCAATGGAAATTGGAATGCAATACTGACAACGTTAAGACGTTAACAGTAACGCTTTTGCATTTCTGAGATCATCATGCCCACTCAAAATCAAAAATAAACACTTTAGAAGTTCAGAATTTGCGGGAAATAGTTCTAACTGCGATGCCATGAATTTATATAGGGTGAGCTGCGAAATAAGAAAAACTTAATTGCTTAAAGTGTTGCTATGAATGAGTTTTATGCCTTTAGGCGTTAATTCATGAAGATTTAGGGAATTATAGCAAGGAGCATTTCAGGTCTGCCGCACTACATTCGCCATTTATTTCAATCTAAATCATCATTCATGCATTTCTCGACGATGACTAAGCTGAGTATGTACCTGTTTTTGGCAGTTCTTTTCAGTCAAACAGGGATGTTCGAACAGCGATCGATTGCCCAAACTGCTACTGATGAAGCCGATCCATCTGTAGAAAATGTAACTAATGGCAGCGATGATATTGCACCCGCCGTTGTTCCGGCTGAGCCTGTTGCAACGACACCAACTGCTACAGAATCAGATAGCTCAGAAGTATTAGCAACTGAAGCAGAAGATGAAACAACTGCGGCAACCTCAGATGTTGAAGTAGAAACCACAGCAACTGAGCCAGCGGTCGCTGATAAGCTGCCAGTATCGCCAAATGCTGAGGTGGCAGCGCCACTAGAGACAACGGATAGTCCAGACGCTGTGAATGCCATAGCTCCAACGGATACATCGGAAATATCAGGCGTAGAAGTAGATACCGCAGCAACTGAGCCCGCCGTCGCTGGTAATGCATCGGTTTCATCAAAAGCTGACGCAGAGGCTCAGTTGCAGACAGTGGATGATTCCGCTACTACGAATACGATAGTGCCAACGGATGAGGCATTCACGGTTGAGTTAGAACAAGCGCTGAAAGATTCAGAAAAAACTGTCAAACCTAAAGTTAGAACATTAATCCGATCACAGCTGGAAACGCTGGTTGAAACGCCTGATGTTGATCCTGTACAGGCTACTGGCGATCGTGAAAATTTAACGATTTCACCAACATCTGAGCCAGAAGTCCCAATCGAACAACCGACTCGACTTGTGCTGCGTTTGCGACAGCGGCGGGTTTATCTCTTCAAGGGGGCTCAGAAAGTTGCGAGTTATCCAGTGGCGATCGGCAAACGTGGTTGGGAAACACCCCAAGGTAGCTTTCAAGTATTTCAAAAAATCCCCCATCCTGTCTGGCAACATCCCTGGACCGGCAAAATCGTTCCACCGGGTCCCAAAAATCCCTTAGGTAAACGCTGGATTGGCTTTGCTACTGCTGGGAAAAATCTGATTGGGTTTCATGGCACCATCAACGAATCTTTGATTGGCCAAGCGGTTTCCCATGGCTGCGTCCGGATGAGGAATGCGGATGTTGCTGAATTGTTTGAGAAAATTGAACTTGGGACAAAGGTGGTTGTCAAGCCATAACTTTTATCATGCATTTGGCATTCTGTTTAACTGAATAAATATTAGTAACAAGCTATTGATTTAAGTATTCGTCGCAGACTAATACTTGGATGCTGCAAGGAAATTCCACGGGCTATGGCATTTGCTGGATCACGCATTCTGTCGATCGTGATCTTCATCATCGTGTGCTGCATAGTACTTAACCGCAGGCGTTAATCTTGCTGAATGGCTCTATCCCCAAGTTATTAATATGACAAATCTTATTCGTCCACCGGCTGAATTATCGGAACAATCAAGTATTTTGGCGAAAGATAATCGGGGATTAATGCTTTATCATATTGCCCTTCCAGGTGCTTTAGGGGGGATTGCTAAAGTGACTTGGGATGGGATGAATCCACCGGAGATTCCATTCGATGCAAAACTATCCGATACTCAGCCATCTTCACTGGGTGCATTGCCCCGCATTGCACCATCACCATTTGTGACTGTCCCGGGTTCAATTTTTCTGGGTGTAATCAGTGCCTTAATTGGGATCTTGGTTTTGAGCGATATGGTTGATCTCAAAAAAGCGCAGTTAAAAATTTTTGGTCTATCGCTAGTATTTGGTTTGTTTTTTCCGAGTGTCTTTGAGTTAGCGGGCAAAACGATTAGCCTGCAAAATCAGAATGACCAAGCTCAAGCCGCAGTTGAACAGGCGCAAGCGGAGGTTGAACAGGCGCAGAAAACGACAATTGACCAAGTCACACAAGTCACGAAAATTGCAGATACTTCTCAGAACAGTGGTACGAAGGTTAGAAATGCTGGTGTCAATTCGATTGAGGAGTTGGCAGAGAAAACGGATAATCAGCAAGTAAAGCAGAAAGCGATCGAATCGATCGGACAACTGGCAAAAGAATCAAAAGATCCCGAAGTAGAACAAAATGCGATCCGATCGCTGCAAAGCATCTCCAGCGATGTGCCGATCGGTGATGCCGGCGGCACGAAAATTATCGAAACACAGAGTAAAGCGATTAAACAAATCGATGTGCTTGTTTCGAGTTCCAACAACCCGAAAACCCAACAAGATGCAACCGCTGCACTTGGTAATATTGCTGAAGAAGCGAAAGATCCGAAAGTGAAACAACAAGCTGAAAAGGTTAAAGGGCAGGCGGAAGAAAAACTCAAAGAACTCAACAAGTAAGTATTTGGAATCCCATTAGTTGAGCTTTTAGATGAAATATACCGCGATCAAGGCTTAAGCAACTTGACGATGACGTTGAATTAACTGCACGTGGATGCCAGTTTTAGGGCGCAGGGTGATTGAGGGTAATGGTGTAATCGTCTGTCCCTCGACTAAGCGGACCTGGTAATGCTGCGCTAGCGTTGCCAAAATTAATACCGCTTCCATCTGTGCGAAGCTTTTGCCGATACAAATACGCGGTCCTTCGCCAAATGGCAGATAGACGCATTTCGGTAATTGCTTTTCTAGGTCACCCTGCCAGCGCTCTGGTTTAAATCGATCGGGCTCGGGGAAATAATCCTGATTACGATGCATGACCCAAGGACTCATGAGGATGACTGAGTTCTGCGGTATCGTATAGCCATCCAACGCATAATCCTGGGTTACTGATCGGGCAATCAATACCACCGGCGGATATAGTCGCATCGACTCTTTAATCACCTGCTGCGTATAGGTCAAACACGATAAATCTGCCATCGTGGGTGCCCGTCCTGCTAAGACTGTATCCAACTCTTGCCACAGGCATTTTTCTGCCGCTGGATTTTGGGCCAGCAACATCCAGGTCCAAGCTAAGGCATTCGCAGTTGTTTCGTGTCCCGCTAGCATCAATGTCGCCAATTCATCACGGAGCTGCCGATCGCTCATGCGGCTGCCATCTTCATCCTCCACTTGCAACAACATTGAGAGTAAATCACCGGATGCTTCCGGGCTGGCTCGACGTTGCTGAATCAACTGATAAATGAACCGATCCATTTCGACTACAGCCGCACGGTAACGGCGAGTTGCTGGTAATGGCACATTTGGTGGAATTAAAAATCCCTGCTTTTGCTGTAATGAAAACCACTCCATACTCAAATCTAAGGCATGGGCAATCTTCTGAGTTTCTGGACCGGCAATATCAACATTGAAGATCGTTTGGGTCACAATGCCTAAAGTCAGCTGCATCATATCCTGATGCACATCGCGCTCGGCCTCGTCCTGCCAAGTCGTCAGCAATTGCTCCGTTGCCTGCACCATGAGGCTGGCGTAGCCACTGATCCGTTGTTGATGGAAAATTGGCTGCGTCAATCGACGTTGTTTGGCCCAAAAGTCACCTTCGCTGGTTAATAATCCTGTGCCAACCAGTGTCCGGATTGCTCGCCAACCAGGGGTGTTCTTGATAAAAACAAGTCGTTCTTTGAGAATTTCTTCAATGTATTCAGGCCGTGAAATTAAACAGGCTGGCGACAGACCTAACCGCAAAGGCACGATGTCGCCATGCTGCTGTTCACAATCGATCAAGAACTGCAGCGGATCTTGGGAGAATTGCCCCGAATGTCCCAATAACCAATGTGCTTTGGGCCGTGGCAAAGTATTTAATGACTGTGTGATCGTCGGCATAAGCTTCTCTCAAGCGATTGTGATGCAACAGGGGACTACTGCATATTTTGCCTGACATCATGGCGAACTCCGATTGCAGCCAGTCAATTTGTAATAACTGCTTTACTAACTTCAGCCTGATTGCGGCACCGATCGAAAAGCAGTGAAATGTCAAATCGTTGAGGCAGTCGCAATTGGTGGTCTTTGGAATTTGCTTTATTCCGTCTGGGTCAAGTGGACAGCTGTTAAACAACGGCGTTTGCGATTGCAAACGTGATGGCTCAATCCAGTTGATTAAGCCTGGCTGCTTCTGACTTTTGATACAGCGGCTTAATCGAATCAACGGATCAATCGCGTTTAGTCCATAAATTTAACGACACAACAATCATCTTGAACCTCAAATACAACCTGCTGCTGCGATTGAATCCAGCCAATTAGACTATCACCAAGGAGTTCTTTGCGCCAACCAGAATTAAGCGACTGATTCTGATTGCGAAAAGCGGATTTGGATAGCACGATCGTATGAGCCATACCGGCTTTAAAGCAACGATCGCGCACCAACAGATAGAGAAACTCGGAGCTGATCACTTGTTCTGGGGTGTCTTCCTGCCACTGAGGCATTTGATCAAATAGTGCTTGCTCATCATCCGTCATATCTGTTTTAAATAACTGATTCCATAATTTGCTGTAGCTTTGGATTAACTTATCTGAAATCAACCGATTTTGACGTAGATGTGATTGCCCTTGAGCAATGCCTTTTGCAACCATCATCATGGTTTTCTTGGGCAGTACCATGTCTTGGGTTACATTGCGTCGTTTGGCCTCTTCCAGTCGCCAATCCATCAGCCGCACCAGAAAAATTCGCTCTTGGGGCGTGAGTTGCGTATTGAGTGTGCGTTTAAATAAATCCAGTTGTGTATCACCTGCGTAATATTCTGTGGTGGTGAATTTCGCGACTTCCTCTTGGCACCAATGCAACCGATCGAGTTGCTTTAACTGCGCGGTCATGCGCTGCCATAGTTCGGGAAGATAGAGTACATCATTGAGGGCATAGGTAATCTGCTGTGGCCGCATGGGCCGCGCTTGCCAATCGGTGACGGAGAAGGATTTATTCAACGTCACATCAAATTCGCTTTCAACTAGTTTTTGGAACCCGATTGGATAGGTATGGGTTAAGAAACCGGCAGCAATCTGCGTATCGAATAAATTTTGAGGATAAGTCCCATAGAGGGAATTAAGTATTCGGTAGTCATTCTCGCCGGCATGGGTGA is a genomic window of Romeriopsis navalis LEGE 11480 containing:
- a CDS encoding L,D-transpeptidase, yielding MAVLFSQTGMFEQRSIAQTATDEADPSVENVTNGSDDIAPAVVPAEPVATTPTATESDSSEVLATEAEDETTAATSDVEVETTATEPAVADKLPVSPNAEVAAPLETTDSPDAVNAIAPTDTSEISGVEVDTAATEPAVAGNASVSSKADAEAQLQTVDDSATTNTIVPTDEAFTVELEQALKDSEKTVKPKVRTLIRSQLETLVETPDVDPVQATGDRENLTISPTSEPEVPIEQPTRLVLRLRQRRVYLFKGAQKVASYPVAIGKRGWETPQGSFQVFQKIPHPVWQHPWTGKIVPPGPKNPLGKRWIGFATAGKNLIGFHGTINESLIGQAVSHGCVRMRNADVAELFEKIELGTKVVVKP
- a CDS encoding cytochrome P450 — translated: MPTITQSLNTLPRPKAHWLLGHSGQFSQDPLQFLIDCEQQHGDIVPLRLGLSPACLISRPEYIEEILKERLVFIKNTPGWRAIRTLVGTGLLTSEGDFWAKQRRLTQPIFHQQRISGYASLMVQATEQLLTTWQDEAERDVHQDMMQLTLGIVTQTIFNVDIAGPETQKIAHALDLSMEWFSLQQKQGFLIPPNVPLPATRRYRAAVVEMDRFIYQLIQQRRASPEASGDLLSMLLQVEDEDGSRMSDRQLRDELATLMLAGHETTANALAWTWMLLAQNPAAEKCLWQELDTVLAGRAPTMADLSCLTYTQQVIKESMRLYPPVVLIARSVTQDYALDGYTIPQNSVILMSPWVMHRNQDYFPEPDRFKPERWQGDLEKQLPKCVYLPFGEGPRICIGKSFAQMEAVLILATLAQHYQVRLVEGQTITPLPSITLRPKTGIHVQLIQRHRQVA
- a CDS encoding ribonuclease D — its product is MVQPPRVSQPDAHQYIETAEQLDQFIQDNQNITWLGFDTEFIHEKRFYPQLCLIQVITELGMYILDPLVLPKLDPFLALIENPEILKITHAGENDYRILNSLYGTYPQNLFDTQIAAGFLTHTYPIGFQKLVESEFDVTLNKSFSVTDWQARPMRPQQITYALNDVLYLPELWQRMTAQLKQLDRLHWCQEEVAKFTTTEYYAGDTQLDLFKRTLNTQLTPQERIFLVRLMDWRLEEAKRRNVTQDMVLPKKTMMMVAKGIAQGQSHLRQNRLISDKLIQSYSKLWNQLFKTDMTDDEQALFDQMPQWQEDTPEQVISSEFLYLLVRDRCFKAGMAHTIVLSKSAFRNQNQSLNSGWRKELLGDSLIGWIQSQQQVVFEVQDDCCVVKFMD